A stretch of DNA from Methanoplanus endosymbiosus:
TGGCATTCCGTAATGAACAGCTTCCTGACGTAGTTGCAGGAATTTCAAAGGAGAAAATCTACGAAGTTGCAGAGAAGATGAAGAATGCAAGATTTGGCTGCATCTTCTTCGGAATGGGTGTTACACACTCACTCTCAAATAATCACAACATTGACATAGCTATCCAGGTAACCCGTGACTTAAACGAGTTTACGAAATGGAGTATTATGCCAATGCGTGGTCACTACAATGTTACCGGAGCCGGTGAAGTATGGGGATGGCAGTTCGGATTCCCGTTCTGTGTTGATCTCTCCAGAGGATTTGCAAGATATAATCCTGGTGAGTCTTCCTCAAACGATCTTCTCATGAGAGAAGAGATCGACTCTGTATTCGTACTTGGCAGTGATCCCGGAGCACACTTCCCGTTCAGCTCTGTAAAGAAGATGAACGCACTTCCGTGTGTTGTTGTCGATCCTCATATCACACCTTCAACAGTTGTTGCAGATCTCCACGTTCCTGTGGCATTTGTCGGTGTTGAAGTCGGTGGATGTGCATACAGAATGGACAGTGTCCCTATTGAGTCACACAAGGTAGTTGATGCTCCTGAAGGTATGCTGACAGACGAAGAGTTCCTTAAACTTGTCCTTGCACGTGTCAAGGAGATTAAGGGGGTATAAATCAATGGCTGAATACATTATTAAGAACGGTTTTGTAGTTGATCCTACACAGGGTATCAACTGCGAAAAGATGGATGTAGCAGTTAAGGACGGCAAAATTGTCGATGCATCTGAAGTTATGGGTGCAAAGGTAATTGACGCATCCGGAAAGCTTGTAATGGCTGGTGCTGTTGATGTACACTCCCACTCCGCAG
This window harbors:
- a CDS encoding formylmethanofuran dehydrogenase subunit B — translated: MTKLITDVVCPFCGTLCDDLEVVVSDDGKELLEVNNACAIGAEKFLHSQAKDRLTRPRMRNEDGSWREVSYDEAAEFTAQMLAKSKKPLMYGWSSTNCESQVVGSHVAELVGGQLDNTATVCHGSTLIAVQDVGVPSCTLGEIKNRADMVVFWGCNPAHAHPRHMSRYSLFPRGFFTAKGHRGRTAVVVDPRPTDSANLADIYLPVEQGRDYELLSALRVAFRNEQLPDVVAGISKEKIYEVAEKMKNARFGCIFFGMGVTHSLSNNHNIDIAIQVTRDLNEFTKWSIMPMRGHYNVTGAGEVWGWQFGFPFCVDLSRGFARYNPGESSSNDLLMREEIDSVFVLGSDPGAHFPFSSVKKMNALPCVVVDPHITPSTVVADLHVPVAFVGVEVGGCAYRMDSVPIESHKVVDAPEGMLTDEEFLKLVLARVKEIKGV